The Eubacteriaceae bacterium Marseille-Q4139 genome has a window encoding:
- a CDS encoding ABC transporter permease: protein MLKYVVKRLLYAIPVFLGITFVIYLLINLAPGGPLAILASSGEMSQADLEAMKVTLGLDKPIVVRYFLWLVDLFRGDLGTSYRTSQDVAMMISQRIIPSLTLTGVGILGAIIIGIPLGIISAYKPNSIWDHISTFVAFIGASVPSFFLSLLLIYILAVKMKWFPTSGMYSSGGGDVMDMLHHLALPAFACGIQPIGNYIKQTKSSVLEVLNEEYIKTARSKGLTNTVIILKHAFRNALIPIVTTVSLSIPFLIGGAVVVEQIFAWPGIGSLMITAITSRDYPVIMGVAVLICVVVLVANLILDLVYAALDPRIEFK from the coding sequence TTGCTGAAATATGTAGTAAAACGACTTTTATATGCGATTCCCGTGTTCCTCGGGATCACATTTGTGATTTATCTTCTGATTAACCTGGCGCCCGGCGGCCCTCTTGCCATCCTGGCATCGTCCGGCGAGATGTCCCAGGCCGATCTGGAAGCCATGAAGGTCACTTTGGGCCTCGATAAGCCCATTGTTGTCCGGTATTTTCTCTGGCTCGTGGATCTGTTCCGCGGCGATCTGGGAACCTCTTACCGGACTTCTCAGGACGTGGCGATGATGATTTCCCAGAGAATCATCCCGTCCTTAACGCTGACCGGCGTCGGTATCCTGGGCGCCATCATCATCGGCATCCCGTTGGGAATTATTTCCGCTTATAAGCCGAACTCCATCTGGGATCACATCAGTACGTTTGTGGCCTTCATCGGCGCATCGGTTCCCAGCTTCTTCTTAAGCCTTCTTCTTATTTATATCCTGGCTGTGAAGATGAAGTGGTTCCCCACAAGCGGCATGTACTCCTCCGGCGGCGGGGATGTCATGGACATGCTGCACCATCTGGCCCTGCCGGCCTTCGCCTGCGGGATCCAGCCCATCGGAAACTACATCAAGCAGACGAAATCCAGCGTCCTTGAGGTGTTGAACGAAGAGTACATCAAAACGGCGCGTTCCAAAGGCCTTACGAATACGGTCATCATTCTGAAGCATGCATTCCGCAACGCCCTGATCCCGATTGTCACGACGGTCAGCTTAAGCATTCCGTTCTTAATCGGCGGCGCCGTTGTGGTTGAGCAGATCTTCGCATGGCCGGGAATCGGAAGCCTTATGATTACAGCCATCACAAGCCGCGATTACCCGGTTATCATGGGCGTGGCCGTCCTGATCTGTGTGGTTGTCTTAGTGGCAAACCTGATCCTGGATCTGGTTTACGCGGCTCTCGATCCGAGAATCGAATTCAAATAA